The nucleotide window GCCGGTTTATACTCCGGGGTCCTGTTTGTGGGGTGTGCACTGGCACTGGCCGCCGTTGATAACCTGTTTGACGTGAAGCTGAACGAGCGTCTGTATGCCGATTTGTTCGTGGTGCTGGCTACGGTATTCAATACGTGGTTTTTCCTGGCCGGGGTGCCCCGGGATTTTGCGGCGCTGGAACAGGAAACGGCTTATCCCAAAGGGCTGAAGCTGTTCACGCAGTTTGTGCTGCTGCCGCTGGTGGTGCTGTATCTGGTGATTTTGTACGCCTATCTGGCCCGCATCCTAGTGCTCTGGACGCTGCCCAAAGGCTGGGTTTCTACGCTGGTACTAGCGCTGGCCGTGGCGGGCATTTTCGCGCTGCTGCTGATTCATCCCATCCGGCAAGCCGCCGAAAACACCTGGATTCGCACGTTTGCCCGCTGGTTTTATTTGGCGCTGTTTCCGCTGCTGGGGTTGCTGGCAGTAGCCATTGGCACCCGCGTTGGGGAATATGGCGTGACGGAGGAGCGTTACTTCGTGCTGGTGCTGGCCGCGTGGCTTTTCTGCATGGCCATTTACTTTCTGGTGCGGCGCGGGCAGGGCATCATCTGGATTCCGGCCTCGCTGGCTTTGGTGGCGTTTCTGGCGGCTGTGGGCCCGTGGAGCGCCTTTGCCGTGGCCCGGCGTAGCCAGCTGGGGCAGCTGCGCGAAATCAGCGCCCGCTACAGGCTGTTGGAAAACGGCAAGCTGGATGAAGCCGGCAAACGAGCACCGAATCTGCCTTTTGCGGTCCGCCAGCGCATATCCTCCATCTTCGAGTTCTTCGCCCGGCGCGATGCCACTGAGCAGCTGCAGCCTTTGTTCACCGCTTCACTTCAGCTACCTGATTCCTTGCAGGCGAGCCCGGAGTGGCAGCAGGGAGAATGGAAATCCAACCGGGTATTTGTCGTCAGTCTTCTGGACCGGGTTAGCCTGTATGCCACAGATCAGGCTCATGAACTCTCAGCCAGCTTTGCGGCAGACGAGCCGGACTTGCGGACGCTGGGCAATGGCCGCTACTGGCTGAACAATGTGAGCCTCATGCAGTACCGGAAAGACTCTACCGACAATGTGTTGAGTAAAGCGGCTGTGCCAGAAGGCACTTTCCGGCTGCGCACCGAGGGGCGAGGCCGCAAGTTGGTGCTGGAGCAGTGGCGGGCCGACCAGCGTTGGAAAATCTGCCTTGCTTTGTTTCCCGGCCGATTGGCTGATTCCCTGGCTCGCCAGCATGGCCGCAACCAAGCCGACCATACAAGACTCCCTACTGCCGGGCTCACGCTGCAGGCCACAGCCGGAAATACCAGGCTTCAGCTGTTTCTGCGGGAGCTTACCCGTCGCCAGCAAGAGGATACCGTGCGGTACGATTTCGAAGCCCAGGCCCTACTGGAAATAACCAATCCCTAAAAAGCCAGCAGCCCGACCCACTGGCCGGGCTGCTGGTGAAGCGGCTACTAATGGCTGCAAAATGGTCTTCAAGGGTTACGCAAAGCCAAATCCGCAACCGCACCGCCCACAAAATCCGCGTAGTCCGAAAAATCCGCGCAAAACGAAGTTCGGCGTAGCCAATCCGTGGTT belongs to Hymenobacter sp. J193 and includes:
- a CDS encoding DUF4153 domain-containing protein produces the protein MKLPSLQRLTSEAARVAQRFPLTLLCAFVLCGIGIYTIYLDNQAEQQLRWLFPALSTAGLALPLTLALALTAERYQWPLWLRWGSMAGALGLLGLWYALVPAQPDITWGIRLALLLLALHLGVAAGPYLSELRGQADTPGFWRYNETLFLRILTAGLYSGVLFVGCALALAAVDNLFDVKLNERLYADLFVVLATVFNTWFFLAGVPRDFAALEQETAYPKGLKLFTQFVLLPLVVLYLVILYAYLARILVLWTLPKGWVSTLVLALAVAGIFALLLIHPIRQAAENTWIRTFARWFYLALFPLLGLLAVAIGTRVGEYGVTEERYFVLVLAAWLFCMAIYFLVRRGQGIIWIPASLALVAFLAAVGPWSAFAVARRSQLGQLREISARYRLLENGKLDEAGKRAPNLPFAVRQRISSIFEFFARRDATEQLQPLFTASLQLPDSLQASPEWQQGEWKSNRVFVVSLLDRVSLYATDQAHELSASFAADEPDLRTLGNGRYWLNNVSLMQYRKDSTDNVLSKAAVPEGTFRLRTEGRGRKLVLEQWRADQRWKICLALFPGRLADSLARQHGRNQADHTRLPTAGLTLQATAGNTRLQLFLRELTRRQQEDTVRYDFEAQALLEITNP